From the genome of Candidatus Binatia bacterium:
CCGTTCGGCTTGAGCTTCGTGATGCTGTGGAGTTCAGCTGCGCTGGCGCTGTTGTTCGATCGCCCCCGCCGGTTTGGTCCGTTGCTCGGAGCGGCGACGGCGGCACTGGCCGTGGCGCTGTACGGCATGATGCGGCTGCCGGCCATCGATCGCGCCATGGCGGCGGCCCCAACGGTCCGTGTCGGCTTGGTGCAAGGCAACGTGGGGATCAAGCAGAAGGGCGATGTCCGCTACTTCGAAATCAATCTGGAGACCTACCAGCAGCTGTCGGAAGACCAGCAAGAACACCTCGACGTCATCGTCTGGCCGGAAACGGTTTCGCAGCGTTGGGTGGAGGTTGGCACGACGCGACTCGAGGCCAAGGACAACCCGTTTGCCGATCTGCAGACCCACCTCATCTTCGGCGGTCTTGCCTTTCGTGGGCGCGGACGCAACCAGGCCGACGAGTTCAACAGTGCGTTTCTCATGGGTCCGGGCGGCGTGGTGCTCGACCGCTACGACAAGCACATCCTGATGCCGTTCGGGGAGTACATCCCCCTGGCGTCGTACTTCCCGGCGATTTATTCGCTCAGCCCGGAGACCGGAAGTTTCACCGCCGGCACAGGCGTTGCTGTCTTCGATGTTCCGGGCAAGGTGCGGATCGGCCAGTTGATCTGCTACGAAGATCTTCTGGCGTCGATGTCGCGCCATGCCACGGCAGCGGGTGCGGAGGTGCTACTGAACATTCTGAATGATGCGTGGTACGGCAACACGGCGGCCCCGTATCAGCATCAAGCCTTGGCCCTCTGGCGGGCAATCGAAAATCGCCGCTACCTGCTGCGCGGATCGAACTCTGGCGTGACCAGTATCATAGATGCGGCGGGCCGGGTGGTTGCGGAAGGGGGCTTGTTCCACGCTGAAGTCGTCACCGGTACGGTGCGCCGTTTGCAGGTGCAGACCTTTTACACGCGATTCGGTGATGCTTTCGCCTGGTTGGTGACGGTGGCAGCGGTGGCGCTGCTGTGGCGTGGCCGGCGTCGCTTGATCGCTGGTGGTTGACCGGTCGGCAAACGTTCCTTCGGGCACGCGCGCCCGATCTCCCGCAAGATATTATAAACGTAATACAACTCCGGATAGACCAAGGGTTTGCCGCTGGTCATGAGGGCGGCGGCCACTTGGCGCTCCGGGTCAGCCCATGACAGGATGTTGGTGAACCCGAGATGGCCGAAGGCATGCTCGGTGTCGGGGCCGTACAAGCTGAACCACTTCGTCCCCAGCATGAACCCCATGGCGTATCGGATGGGCAGGCCGAGGGTGAAGTCCAGCTCGAAATACGACTGCTCCGCCGTCGCGCGTTGGATCGTTCGCGGGTCCAAGATGCGCACGCCGTCGAGCTCCCCGCCGTTGAGCAGGAGCTGATAGAAACGGCTCGCCTCGTTGGCCGTCGCCACGATGTTGGCGGACGGAATGATGCTGGTCAGAAACCGCGGATCGTTGGAGAGCTCTACCGCAGCGCGGAATTCGACGCCAAAGGCTCGTCGCAGCAGCGTGGAGAGTGGGGGCAACGGTGGCGGCCCGGTGAAGTAGTTGGTGGCAACTTGTTTGGCGTCGCGGCGCCGCACGCCGTAATTCATCCAGCGGAAGCCGAGCGGCCGCAGGATCGTTTCGCCGAGCACGGTACGAATGTCCTTCCCGGTGACCCGCCGTACGACTTCGCCGAGGATGAAGCCGCCGGAGATGGCGTGGTACGCGAGCTGGCGCCCGGCCCGTGACGTCGGTTGCGCGTCGCAGAAAATCTGCACGATCCTTTCGGGATGATCGAGCCGATCCAACTCCATGACCTCGGGCGACAGGTTTGGGATCCCGGCACGGTGCGTGAGCACGTGACGGATGGTGATCCATTCCTTGTGGTGCCCAGCAAACTCCGGGATGTACTCGCACACCCGATCGTCGAGGCGGATGAGATTCCGCTCGTCGAGCAGATGGACGACCATCGCCGTCACCGCCTTGGCTGCCGAGAAGATGGTGAATGGGGTGGCCGGTGTGGCCAGCAC
Proteins encoded in this window:
- the lnt gene encoding apolipoprotein N-acyltransferase — encoded protein: MQAWESDGARAGQHSPATTFPRWHRSTLPQLTAAGLSGVLIAACFLWFELFPLAWVAFVPFLWAIRRVATAREAARVGLVAGVATNLPAFYWLVYTIHVFGGFSYPVALFFYACLTLFAALEFVVFALALARTGPGPFGLAVPILWVTLEFFYPNVFPWRMANCQLHAPVLMQIGDLTGPFGLSFVMLWSSAALALLFDRPRRFGPLLGAATAALAVALYGMMRLPAIDRAMAAAPTVRVGLVQGNVGIKQKGDVRYFEINLETYQQLSEDQQEHLDVIVWPETVSQRWVEVGTTRLEAKDNPFADLQTHLIFGGLAFRGRGRNQADEFNSAFLMGPGGVVLDRYDKHILMPFGEYIPLASYFPAIYSLSPETGSFTAGTGVAVFDVPGKVRIGQLICYEDLLASMSRHATAAGAEVLLNILNDAWYGNTAAPYQHQALALWRAIENRRYLLRGSNSGVTSIIDAAGRVVAEGGLFHAEVVTGTVRRLQVQTFYTRFGDAFAWLVTVAAVALLWRGRRRLIAGG
- a CDS encoding serine hydrolase domain-containing protein, with the protein product MPFITTCRVPSSLEAVTSKQAEIKPREVGVKPPAVAQIWRAVERLYESGVHPAIQLCVRRRGQILIDRAIGHASGNGPHDAPDAPKVLATPATPFTIFSAAKAVTAMVVHLLDERNLIRLDDRVCEYIPEFAGHHKEWITIRHVLTHRAGIPNLSPEVMELDRLDHPERIVQIFCDAQPTSRAGRQLAYHAISGGFILGEVVRRVTGKDIRTVLGETILRPLGFRWMNYGVRRRDAKQVATNYFTGPPPLPPLSTLLRRAFGVEFRAAVELSNDPRFLTSIIPSANIVATANEASRFYQLLLNGGELDGVRILDPRTIQRATAEQSYFELDFTLGLPIRYAMGFMLGTKWFSLYGPDTEHAFGHLGFTNILSWADPERQVAAALMTSGKPLVYPELYYVYNILREIGRACPKERLPTGQPPAIKRRRPRHSSATAATVTNQAKASPNRV